A DNA window from Pedomonas mirosovicensis contains the following coding sequences:
- a CDS encoding Pepco domain-containing protein encodes MTEASENEWYLSIFVPGGGEADEAPPPDEAVEKHALKDYLPAFGRVEKVPAKSVEAQWQETLDTLMKLTTVSGQSEGWIIKEIEAGLTLSAKGELLFIAEAGAEASIKFILKRKGS; translated from the coding sequence ATGACGGAAGCTTCCGAGAACGAGTGGTATTTGTCGATTTTCGTGCCCGGCGGCGGAGAGGCGGACGAAGCGCCGCCGCCCGACGAGGCGGTGGAGAAGCACGCGCTCAAGGATTACCTCCCCGCCTTCGGCCGAGTGGAGAAGGTGCCTGCCAAAAGCGTCGAGGCCCAATGGCAGGAAACCCTCGATACGCTGATGAAGCTGACCACCGTCAGCGGGCAATCCGAGGGGTGGATCATCAAGGAAATCGAGGCGGGCCTGACGCTCAGCGCCAAGGGCGAGCTGCTGTTCATCGCCGAGGCCGGCGCGGAGGCCAGCATCAAGTTCATCCTCAAGCGCAAGGGCAGCTAA